A single region of the Brachypodium distachyon strain Bd21 chromosome 3, Brachypodium_distachyon_v3.0, whole genome shotgun sequence genome encodes:
- the LOC100832565 gene encoding uncharacterized protein LOC100832565, with product MRRLPLRLLRSAAVASVRRPVPSRVGCPVPPTTQPPAETAIAPANLARWLPRRGYSQFASGFTPLQPKTLGSILDIERAKGLSPEHLVAAWDDYHLGRGHIGTSMKAKLYHLLEQRSSTCRYFVIPLWRGSGYTTMFMQVQMPHIIFTGLEDYKARGTQASPYYTVTHYTEFAETKDTVLVRGDVVFTSKLTDSEAKCLLETAHSFYLNDVRYKLVERFNKETHDFEFKDVLQVLDMPTM from the exons ATGCGGCGGCTACCCTTGCGACTCTTGCGCTCAGCGGCGGTCGCATCAGTCCGGAGGCCTGTCCCCTCCCGTGTCGGCTGTCCTGTCCCTCCCACGACGCAACCGCCGGCGGAGACAGCCATCGCGCCGGCCAACCTCGCCCGCTGGCTACCGCGGAGAGGGTACTCCCAGTTCGCGAGCGGTTTCACCCCCCTACAGCCAAAGACTCTGGGATCCATCCTCGACATCGAGCGCGCCAAGGGCCTGTCCCCCGAACACCTCGTCGCCGCCTGGGATGAC TACCATTTGGGAAGAGGTCATATAGGAACATCCATGAAAGCAAAGCTTTACCATCTCTTGGAACAAAGATCGTCCACATG TCGATATTTTGTTATTCCTTTGTGGAGAGGAAGTGGATATACTACCATGTTTATGCAAG TGCAGATGCCACACATAATCTTCACAGGACTTGAAGACTATAAAGCAAGAGGAACTCAAGCAAGCCCATACTACACAGTCACTCATTATACAGAGTTTGCAGAAACCAAGGATACAGTGCTTGTGCGAGGAGATGTTGTCTTCACCAGTAAACTGACTGATTCGGAGGCGAAGTGTCTTTTAGAGACTGCTCACTCATTCTACCTGAATGATGTGCGGTACAAGCTTGTAGAGCGCTTCAATAAAGAAACACATGATTTCGAGTTCAAAGATGTCCTTCAAGTGCTTGATATGCCTACCatgtga
- the LOC100832255 gene encoding rac-like GTP-binding protein 7 isoform X2: MSTSRFIKCVTVGDGAVGKTCMLISYTSNTFPTDYVPTVFDNFSANVVVDGNTVNLGLWDTAGQEDYNRLRPLSYRGADVFLLAFSLISKASYENIHKKWIPELRHYAPNVPIVLVGTKLDLREDKQFFLEHPGLAPISTAQGEELKKMIGAAAYIECSSKTQQNVKSVFDSAIKVVLCPPKVKRRNSTRKQRSCWIL, translated from the exons ATGAGCACGTCGAGGTTCATCAAGTGCGTGACGGTgggcgacggcgccgtcggCAAGACCTGCATGCTCATCTCCTACACCAGCAACACTTTCCCCACG GACTACGTGCCCACGGTGTTCGACAACTTCAGCGCCAACGTTGTCGTCGACGGCAACACCGTCAACCTCGGCCTCTGGGATACCGCTG GACAGGAGGACTACAACAGGCTGAGGCCTCTCAGCTACAGAGGGGCAGATGTCTTCCTCTTGGCATTTTCCCTCATCAGCAAAGCAAGCTATGAGAATATTCACAAGAAG TGGATACCAGAGCTGAGGCATTATGCTCCCAATGTGCCTATCGTCCTAGTTGGAACAAAGCTTG ACTTGCGTGAGGACAAGCAATTTTTCCTCGAACACCCCGGTTTAGCACCTATCTCCACTGCACAG GGGgaggagctgaagaagatgatagGTGCCGCGGCGTACATAGAATGCAGCTCCAAGACGCAACAg AATGTCAAGTCCGTGTTTGACTCCGCGATAAAAGTGGTGCTCTGCCCGCCGAAGGTGAAGAGGAGGAACAGCACCAGGAAGCAGAGGAGTTGTTGGATCCTATGA
- the LOC100832255 gene encoding rac-like GTP-binding protein 7 isoform X1: MSTSRFIKCVTVGDGAVGKTCMLISYTSNTFPTDYVPTVFDNFSANVVVDGNTVNLGLWDTAGQEDYNRLRPLSYRGADVFLLAFSLISKASYENIHKKWIPELRHYAPNVPIVLVGTKLADLREDKQFFLEHPGLAPISTAQGEELKKMIGAAAYIECSSKTQQNVKSVFDSAIKVVLCPPKVKRRNSTRKQRSCWIL; the protein is encoded by the exons ATGAGCACGTCGAGGTTCATCAAGTGCGTGACGGTgggcgacggcgccgtcggCAAGACCTGCATGCTCATCTCCTACACCAGCAACACTTTCCCCACG GACTACGTGCCCACGGTGTTCGACAACTTCAGCGCCAACGTTGTCGTCGACGGCAACACCGTCAACCTCGGCCTCTGGGATACCGCTG GACAGGAGGACTACAACAGGCTGAGGCCTCTCAGCTACAGAGGGGCAGATGTCTTCCTCTTGGCATTTTCCCTCATCAGCAAAGCAAGCTATGAGAATATTCACAAGAAG TGGATACCAGAGCTGAGGCATTATGCTCCCAATGTGCCTATCGTCCTAGTTGGAACAAAGCTTG CAGACTTGCGTGAGGACAAGCAATTTTTCCTCGAACACCCCGGTTTAGCACCTATCTCCACTGCACAG GGGgaggagctgaagaagatgatagGTGCCGCGGCGTACATAGAATGCAGCTCCAAGACGCAACAg AATGTCAAGTCCGTGTTTGACTCCGCGATAAAAGTGGTGCTCTGCCCGCCGAAGGTGAAGAGGAGGAACAGCACCAGGAAGCAGAGGAGTTGTTGGATCCTATGA
- the LOC100832874 gene encoding optic atrophy 3 protein homolog, with product MILPFAKLGTLALKTMAKPIAIRLKTEASRHPQFRQFIINLAQTNHRISTNIQRRIYGHSTNVEIRPLNEEKAVQAAADLIGELFVFSVAGAAVIFEVQRSARSEARKEEARKKEVEELRKKEDQLALEIETLKLKLSELEHLANSRGLSGVVFRSSSMTDQKVSSPVLF from the exons atgatCCTTCCGTTTGCGAAGCTCGGGACGCTGGCGCTGAAGACGATGGCTAAGCCAATCGCGATCAGACTCAAGACGGAGGCCAGCCGCCACCCACAGTTCCGCCAATTCATCATCAACCTCGCCCAG ACAAATCACCGCATTTCCACGAATATCCAAAGAAGAATATATGGGCATTCAACCAATGTTGAGATTCGGCCTTTGAATGAGGAGAAAGCTGTTCAAGCAGCTGCCGATCTTATAGGGGAGCTCTTTGTTTTCTCG GTTGCTGGGGCTGCTGTAATCTTTGAGGTGCAAAGAAGTGCAAGGTCAGAGGCCCGAAAAGAGGAGGCTCGTAAAAAGGAAGTTGAG GAATTGAGGAAAAAGGAGGATCAACTGGCTCTAGAAATAGAGACTTTGAAGCTAAAGCTTAGTGAGTTAGAGCACCTCGCCAACTCACGAGGCCTCTCTGGAGTTGTTTTCAGGAGCAGCAGTATGACAGACCAAAAGGTGTCATCACCAGTTTTATTTTAG
- the LOC104583999 gene encoding uncharacterized protein LOC104583999 → MEVFAHFLLENLVEMIGYEVAGRVMLYWLLPGKHLSDNALMLINKPEHSLEMWDSVQCGSRYLQTTRTSGIAKKKLSLEKSDSEGDSDSDYGAHLEDSDLDIRDGDDDLYDDNIDEDEDEVSVSSKKEKKDKKAENDEDQNSDKKGKAKLVDDEDEMVALHSDDDVVSWESEDEEDVKFNF, encoded by the exons ATGGAGGTGTTTGCACATTTTCTCCTTGAAAATCTAGTGGAGATGATTGGGTATGAAGTGGCCGGTAGAGTTATGCTTTATTGGCTTCTTCCTGGTAAGCATCTATCAGACAATGCACTTATGTTGATAAATAAGCCTGAGCATTCCTTGGAGATGTGGGACAGTGTTCAATGTGGAAGTAGGTATCTGCAG ACAACAAGAACTAGTGGTATTGCAAAGAAGAAGTTATCTCTTGAGAAATCAGATTCTGAGGGTGATTCAGATTCTGATTATGGTGCACATTTGGAAGACTCTGACTTAGACATCAGAGATGGGGATGATGATCTATATGATGATAACatagatgaagatgaagatgaagtaTCAGTGAGTagtaagaaggagaagaaggataAGAAAGCTGAGAATGATGAAGACCAAAATTCTGATAAGAAAGGAAAGGCCAAACTAGtggatgatgaagatgagATGGTTGCTTTACACTCAGATGATGATGTGGTTTCATGGGAATCtgaagatgaggaagatgTGAAGTTCAatttttag
- the LOC104584000 gene encoding axoneme-associated protein mst101(1)-like, protein MKAAEGIREVADQAKIDVVMRELEEVEHKKKEELEKKAAAAEARKVAAEEKKLAAKEAKKKAAETRRVAAEEKKKLARMKKEVASQKRKEVAKKKKEAAERKEAAQVAAFARRSAAAGPFAPPAIKEKLNLA, encoded by the coding sequence ATGAAAGCTGCAGAGGGGATCAGAGAAGTGGCTGATCAGGCAAAAATTGATGTTGTCATGAGAGAGCTAGAGGAAGTAGAacacaagaagaaggaagaattGGAGAAGAAAGCAGCAGCTGCAGAAGCAAGGAAAGTAGctgcagaagaaaagaagcttGCTGCAAAAGAAGCAAAGAAGAAGGCAGCTGAAACTAGAAGGGTAGCagctgaagagaagaaaaagctTGCTAGAATGAAGAAGGAAGTTGCTTCTCAGAAGAGAAAAGAAGttgcaaagaagaaaaaggaagctgcagaaagaaaagaagctgCTCAGGTTGCTGCTTTTGCAAGAAGATCAGCTGCAGCTGGACCATTTGCTCCTCCAGCAATCAAAGAAAAGCTCAATCTTGCATGA
- the LOC100843269 gene encoding putative F-box protein At2g33200 yields the protein METCSLARMMMRLQSLAMHPRDLCSLIFRLLPELLGLPPFLLKKVCKDEHVHPRLMRTTVGMLPELPKDILIDIFVLLDTPDLVRAGSVCSSWYSASTSLCNLGLCRRSQTPCLLYTSESAGESAAGLYSLAEKRSYKLTLPDPPIRSRYVIGSNHGWIVSADNRSELHLLNPITGDQIALPSVTTIEQVKPVFDDYGALHKYELSRYTALKVYEAPRVFDLGELREYVYLKAFLSSDPSTGNYYVVLIHYPYMQLSFARAGDDKWTWLPPHTYCSDCIIEEDLFYVASQDGAIHAFDISGPAVTQRVILDEIKDYISDKIYIAQAPSGDLLQIWKYTEDPDYNDDVSELQIDAEFYARCSTTCKVHKVDLAAKKLVEKNSLGENVLFLGHNPSLCLRAGEYPRLKANHVYFTDDCDYLPSGQSQHRYIRIHNLENSCSEEIVSPQLWANWPAPVWVIPNPRKMNLA from the coding sequence ATGGAGACCTGTAGCTTAGCCCGGATGATGATGAGACTACAAAGTCTAGCGATGCACCCGAGAGATTTGTGCTCTCTAATCTTTAGACTATTGCCAGAGCTGCTAGGCCTCCCACCCTTTTTACTGAAGAAAGTCTGCAAAGATGAACATGTGCATCCAAGACTGATGAGGACTACGGTGGGCATGTTGCCAGAACTGCCAAAGGACATCCTCATCGATATATTTGTTCTGCTCGACACCCCTGATCTTGTCCGTGCAGGCTCTGTCTGCTCATCATGGTATTCCGCCTCCACCAGCCTTTGCAACCTTGGGCTCTGCAGGCGGTCACAGACACCATGCCTGCTATACACCTCTGAATCTGCTGGTGAGAGTGCTGCTGGACTCTACAGCCTCGCTGAGAAGAGGTCTTACAAATTGACTCTTCCAGACCCACCTATTCGCAGTAGGTATGTTATCGGCTCTAATCATGGCTGGATCGTTAGCGCCGATAATAGATCTGAGCTGCACCTTCTCAATCCCATTACAGGTGACCAGATCGCCCTGCCTTCGGTCACAACCATCGAGCAGGTGAAGCCTGTTTTTGATGACTATGGTGCCCTTCATAAGTATGAGCTCTCCCGGTACACTGCACTGAAGGTTTATGAGGCACCCAGAGTCTTTGATCTTGGCGAGCTGCGGGAGTACGTTTACCTAAAGGCATTTCTGTCATCTGATCCGTCCACTGGAAACTATTATGTTGTGCTCATCCATTACCCTTACATGCAACTTTCATTTGCAAGAGCCGGTGATGATAAGTGGACTTGGCTACCACCACATACTTATTGTTCTGACTGCATCATTGAGGAGGATCTGTTCTATGTGGCAAGTCAAGATGGTGCAATCCATGCGTTTGATATCAGTGGCCCTGCAGTAACACAAAGGGTTATTCTGGATGAGATCAAGGATTACATTTCTGACAAGATATACATTGCTCAAGCTCCATCTGGCGATCTTTTGCAAATTTGGAAGTATACTGAGGATCCAGACTACAACGACGATGTTTCAGAGCTTCAAATTGATGCGGAGTTTTATGCACGCTGTTCCACCACGTGCAAAGTACATAAAGTTGACTTGGCAGCAAAAAAGCTTGTGGAGAAAAATAGCTTAGGTGAGAATGTGTTGTTTCTTGGGCATAATCCATCGCTTTGTCTACGTGCTGGCGAATATCCCCGGTTGAAGGCAAATCATGTCTACTTCACTGATGATTGTGACTACTTGCCTTCTGGACAGAGCCAGCACCGCTATATTAGAATTCACAATTTAGAAAATAGCTGCAGTGAGGAAATTGTGTCCCCTCAGCTTTGGGCCAACTGGCCAGCCCCTGTTTGGGTAATACCAAATCCCAGAAAGATGAATCTGGCATGA
- the LOC100843881 gene encoding uncharacterized protein LOC100843881 — MSKNSKKHAKKRLKKANAQEPTVVLRQVVEPSPAPPMRWLVWLRRWAIRPLLMLLARRMQQAGSALASALMPWASSLAPLHGGSVALPSPTGALHGGCDGSRTVPLHGEDGGSVALSSQTAPLHGEDDGSVSLSSPAPTHLRAEPSAVQEGSSAELPGDAPQEGASQDWLQDEKDARQEAQDGAVAPEVAGSPAELGIAESMLNEDGVDIPEAKNVILQQLEGSGDAPTHLQAEHSAVQEGSSAELPGDAPQEGASQDWLQDEKEAGQEAQDAAVAPEVAGSPTELGIAESILNEDGVDIPEAKNVILQQVVLGDINEEYEDKKEEKKGDEKENGENESEVEQVVLSDIDEEYEDKEEEKGDEKEDSKDESEDHEAASTVCLDHDDHEKLLHEGFRVLMDERKKIPCLDCYMRSDGGKNSRVPYFKVWKIEQHHSTFHSKDSIQCKRKGCHVRASTKGDIGKHRLYCHPESN; from the exons ATGTCTAAAAATTCCAAGAAGCACGCGAAGAAGCGGCTCAAGAAAGCAAATGCCCAAGAACCCACCGTGGTTCTGAGGCAGGTGGTGGAaccttctccggcgccgccgatgaGATGGCTCGTGTGGCTTCGGCGGTGGGCGATACGCCCCTTGCTGATGCTTTTGGCGAGGCGGATGCAGCAGGCGGGCAGTGCGCTCGCGTCCGCCCTGATGCCCTgggcctcctccctggcgccTCTCCATGGCGGTTCCGTGGCCCTTCCCTCCCCGACGGGGGCTCTTCATGGCGGCTGTGACGGGTCCCGGACGGTGCCTCTCCATGGCGAGGATGGCGGGTCCGTGGCCCTCTCCTCCCAAACTGCGCCTCTACATGGAGAGGATGACGGCTccgtctccctctcctccccagCGCCTACCCATCTCCGGGCGGAGCCTTCTGCAGTTCAAGAAGGCTCGAGCGCCGAACTCCCTGGTGATGCGCCCCAAGAAGGAGCAAGCCAAGATTGGTTGCAAGACGAGAAAGACGCACGGCAAGAAGCGCAGGACGGTGCCGTCGCTCCCGAG GTTGCTGGCAGCCCGGCAGAACTTGGCATAGCAGAATCAATGCTCAATGAAGATGGGGTTGACATTCCTGAAGCAAAAAATGTGATACTCCAACAGCTAGAAGGCTCAGGTGATGCGCCTACCCATCTCCAGGCGGAGCATTCTGCAGTTCAAGAAGGCTCAAGCGCCGAACTCCCTGGTGATGCGCCCCAAGAAGGAGCAAGCCAAGATTGGCTGCAAGACGAGAAGGAAGCAGGGCAAGAAGCACAGGACGCTGCTGTCGCTCCCGAG GTTGCTGGCAGCCCGACAGAACTTGGCATAGCAGAATCAATTCTCAATGAAGATGGGGTTGACATTCCTGAAGCAAAAAATGTGATACTCCAACAAGTAGTGCTCGGTGATATAAATGAAGAATATGAGgataagaaggaggagaagaagggagaTGAGAAGGAGAACGGCGAGAATGAGTCAGAG GTTGAACAAGTGGTGCTCAGTGACATAGATGAAGAATATGAGGataaggaggaggagaagggagaTGAGAAGGAGGACAGCAAGGATGAGTCAGAG GACCACGAGGCTGCCTCAACCGTCTGTTTGGACCATGATGACCATGAAAAGCTATTGCATGAAGGTTTCAGAGTTTTGATggatgaaagaaaaaagatccCATGCTTGGACTGTTATATGCGAAGCGATGGCGGAAAGAACTCAAGAGTTCCTTATTTTAAGGTCTGGAAGATCGAGCAACATCATTCTACATTCCATTCAAAAGATAGCATCCAGTGTAAAAGAAAAGGCTGCCATGTAAGGGCGAGTACTAAGGGTGACATTGGTAAGCATCGGTTGTATTGTCATCCAGAGAGCAACTAG